A portion of the Vicia villosa cultivar HV-30 ecotype Madison, WI unplaced genomic scaffold, Vvil1.0 ctg.002258F_1_1, whole genome shotgun sequence genome contains these proteins:
- the LOC131638302 gene encoding uncharacterized protein LOC131638302 → MAGRNDAAIAAALEAMAQALEHQPNVGENAASRNLATFQRENPPVFKGTYDPDGALTWLKEIERIFRVMDCTPDQKVQFGTHMLAVEADDWWLETRRRLEANGEEISWIGFRMEFLRKYFPEDVRGKKEIEFLELKQGNKSVVEYAAKFGELAKFYQYYDRPNGEFSKCIKFENGLRPEIKKAVSYQKIRIFPDLVDSCRIYEEDNNAHYRVINEKRGKSQQGRGKPYDAPSGKGKEKVTDGKRTSGGDAPAGVTCFKCGKVGHKSTVCTADAMSCEVGGDLCPRDCEAAWRSFVYCFG, encoded by the exons ATGGCGGGAAGGAATGATGCTGCAATTGCTGCTGCTTTGGAGGCGATGGCCCAAGCCTTGGAACATCAGCCAAACGTTGGCGAGAATGCCGCTTCTCGCAATTTGGCTActttccaaagagagaaccctcctgtgtttaagggaacttatgatcctgatggcgcattgacatggctaaaggagattgagagaatctttcgtgtgatggattgcactcctgatCAGAAGGTTCAGTTTGGAACTCATATGCTAGCTGTCgaggcggatgattggtggctagagacccgtaggaggTTGGAGGCCAATGGTGAGGAGATCTCTTGGATTGGATTCCGCATGGAGTTTTTAAGGAAGTACTTTCCCGAggatgtccgtggcaagaaggagattgaattccttgagctgaaacaagggaacaagtctgttgtggagtatgctgctaagtttggtgaattggctaagttttaccaatactatgatagaccgaatggtgagttttccaagtgcattaagtttgagaacgGTTTGCGCCCGGAAATCAAGAAGGCGGTTAGTTATCAGAAGATTCGTATCTTTCCTGATTTGGTGGATAGTTGTCGGATTTATGAGGAagacaacaatgctcattatcgtgtgatTAATGAGAAGAGGGGAAAGAGTCAAcaaggtcgtggtaagccttacGACGCTCCGAGTggaaagggtaaggagaaagttactgatggcaagagaactagtgggggagatgcacctgctggtgttacgtgcttcaagtgtggcaaggttggccATAAGAGCACTGTGTGTACTGCTGATGCCATGAG tTGCGAGGTTGGCGGAGATTTATGTCCGCGTGATTGTGAAGCTGCATGgcgttcctttgtgtattgtttcggatag